One stretch of Streptomyces sp. NBC_00443 DNA includes these proteins:
- a CDS encoding nSTAND1 domain-containing NTPase, translating into MEGLSSDSAARTAFAERLALLYKEAGNPPLKSVADAVVRLQRVDERGRQVRVSAQRISDWRRAKNVPAQFAVLSAVLHVLVPQARRARPTPVSAGLYDLGQWQRLWERATSGEEGDPQAAVEAPAVSGGVCPYRGLASYRQQDTRWFFGRERSTDALVAQLRAVEKTGGLVMLVGASGAGKSSLLNAGLVTALRDGALGGAGGSGPAGAVVQLVPGADPLAELTRRIPELADVVRSAEAEGSGYRAANADENGTDENGADEPCADFGRRTRAAILAWARRAASGADAGADPDLSSGTTATSSLRPVDPTTPPVLIVDQFEETFTLCPDEADRRAFVRLLHAACTPAGPGDPPPVLVVLGIRADFYEQCLGHPELADALQHRHMVLGPLTASELREAVSGPAKAVGLELEPGLAELIVREVSADGPRGTHDAGALPLLSHALLATWQRRKAGRLTLAGYRAAGGIQGAVAATAERAWSGLDPAARTAARLLLLRLVRLGEDTQATRRRGTRRQLAKESTDPNKTEESLEALVRARLVTLDAETVEITHEALLHAWPRLRDWIDEDRQGNLLRQRLEEDGRAWDESARDSSLLYRGSRLEQAHSWARSAGDTFLTRGAVEFLAASVRLRRRTVWIMRSAVAALVALVMVAVGAAVVAWQQRDDAVYAQVLAEADRFQYTDPSLSAQLDLVAHRLRPDDEDTRSRLISIVNAPLATPLRGHTGAVYLTTFSPNGRLLATASYDRTVRLWDVSDQERPKPLGEPLAGHTSWVSSAVFSPDGNTLASASDDGTVRLWDVRQPTRPRALGAPLTGHDGTIYLVAFSPDGRTLASVSEDRTVRLWDVTDPERAEPLGEPLTGAGAAVRSVAFSPDGRTLAAGGDDDTIRLWDVAEADRPKALSTLAGHTDLVHSVAFSPDGRTLASGSADGTIRLWDVADPRHGRQLGAPLTGHTGPIWSVAFNPEGDMLAAASADSTATLWNVSDRAFPSQVGEPLAGASGEMYALGFSPDGRTLATGSGDSKVRLWSVPTSDVIGRGGAFRPDGRVLATAARDGSVRLWSVAKPARPVLLNAPFMPGDGGQRSLLFSPDGHTLAVLTGNRAVHLWDVRDPARPVSLGAPLTLRTRFMGPDALAYSPDGRTLATAYDDRTIRLWNVSDPEHVVPLGAPVKGHNGYINSLVFSADGRTLASGSADSTIRLWNVADPRRPTLRGAPLTGHTGPVNALAYSPDGHTLASGGDDDTVRLWDVTDPRRATPRGDP; encoded by the coding sequence GTGGAGGGCTTGAGTTCCGACTCGGCAGCGCGCACAGCCTTTGCGGAGAGGCTTGCGCTGCTCTACAAGGAGGCCGGCAACCCGCCGCTCAAGAGCGTGGCCGACGCGGTCGTACGGCTTCAGCGGGTCGATGAGCGGGGGCGTCAAGTACGGGTGTCCGCCCAGCGGATCAGTGACTGGCGTCGGGCCAAGAACGTGCCCGCCCAGTTCGCCGTGCTGTCGGCCGTACTGCATGTCCTGGTTCCCCAGGCGCGCCGCGCTCGGCCCACGCCCGTGTCCGCCGGGCTGTACGACCTCGGTCAGTGGCAGCGGCTGTGGGAGCGGGCGACCTCCGGGGAAGAGGGGGATCCCCAGGCTGCGGTCGAGGCGCCTGCGGTGTCCGGTGGGGTGTGCCCCTATCGGGGGCTGGCCTCGTACCGGCAGCAGGACACCCGTTGGTTCTTCGGGCGGGAGCGGAGTACCGACGCGCTGGTCGCTCAGCTCCGTGCCGTGGAGAAGACCGGCGGTCTCGTCATGCTCGTCGGTGCCTCGGGGGCCGGCAAGTCCTCCCTGCTGAACGCCGGTCTGGTGACGGCCCTGCGCGACGGCGCCCTGGGCGGGGCGGGTGGCAGCGGTCCGGCGGGCGCTGTGGTGCAGCTTGTGCCGGGCGCCGATCCGCTTGCCGAGCTGACCCGTCGTATACCGGAACTCGCAGATGTCGTCCGGTCGGCGGAGGCAGAGGGCTCGGGGTACAGGGCGGCGAACGCGGACGAGAACGGCACCGATGAGAACGGCGCCGACGAGCCGTGTGCCGACTTCGGGCGCCGTACACGCGCCGCCATCCTCGCCTGGGCCCGGCGCGCGGCTTCCGGCGCCGATGCCGGCGCCGACCCTGATCTCTCTTCCGGCACCACTGCCACCAGTTCTCTCAGGCCAGTTGACCCCACCACCCCGCCCGTCCTCATCGTCGACCAGTTCGAGGAGACCTTCACCCTCTGCCCCGACGAAGCGGACCGCCGTGCCTTCGTCCGGCTCCTGCACGCCGCCTGCACCCCCGCCGGACCCGGCGATCCCCCGCCCGTCCTCGTCGTCCTCGGCATCCGTGCCGACTTCTACGAGCAGTGTCTCGGGCATCCGGAGCTGGCCGACGCGTTGCAGCACCGGCACATGGTGCTCGGGCCGCTCACGGCCTCGGAGTTGCGGGAGGCGGTGAGCGGGCCGGCCAAGGCTGTGGGGCTGGAGTTGGAGCCGGGGCTGGCGGAACTGATCGTGCGGGAGGTGAGTGCGGACGGGCCGCGGGGGACGCATGACGCGGGGGCGTTGCCGCTGCTGTCGCACGCGCTGCTCGCCACCTGGCAACGGCGCAAGGCCGGGCGGCTGACGCTGGCCGGGTACCGGGCGGCCGGCGGGATTCAGGGTGCCGTGGCGGCCACCGCCGAGCGCGCCTGGTCCGGCCTCGATCCGGCGGCGCGTACCGCCGCGCGGCTGCTGCTGCTCAGGCTGGTCCGGCTCGGCGAGGACACACAGGCGACCCGGCGGCGGGGAACGCGGCGGCAGCTGGCGAAGGAGTCGACGGACCCGAACAAGACGGAGGAGTCGCTCGAGGCGCTGGTGCGGGCCCGGTTGGTCACGCTGGACGCGGAGACCGTGGAGATCACGCACGAGGCGCTGCTCCATGCCTGGCCGCGGCTGCGGGACTGGATCGACGAGGACCGGCAGGGCAATCTGCTGCGCCAGCGGCTGGAGGAGGACGGCCGGGCCTGGGACGAGTCCGCGCGGGACTCGTCGCTGCTGTACCGGGGCTCCCGGCTGGAGCAGGCCCACAGTTGGGCACGGTCGGCCGGGGACACCTTCCTGACCCGGGGCGCGGTGGAGTTCCTCGCCGCCTCGGTCAGGCTGCGCAGGCGTACGGTCTGGATCATGCGGAGCGCGGTCGCGGCGCTGGTCGCGCTGGTGATGGTGGCCGTCGGGGCGGCGGTGGTCGCCTGGCAGCAGCGGGACGACGCCGTGTACGCGCAGGTGCTCGCCGAGGCCGACCGCTTCCAGTACACCGACCCGTCCCTGTCCGCCCAGCTCGACCTGGTGGCCCACCGGCTGCGCCCGGACGACGAGGACACCAGGAGCCGGCTGATATCGATCGTGAACGCCCCGCTGGCCACGCCCCTGCGCGGCCACACCGGCGCCGTCTACCTGACCACCTTCAGCCCGAACGGACGGCTCCTGGCCACCGCCAGCTACGACCGGACCGTGCGGCTGTGGGACGTCTCCGACCAGGAGCGGCCCAAGCCCTTGGGCGAACCCCTGGCCGGGCACACCAGTTGGGTGAGCAGCGCCGTCTTCAGCCCGGACGGCAACACCCTCGCCAGTGCCTCGGACGACGGCACGGTCCGGCTGTGGGACGTACGGCAGCCGACCCGGCCGCGTGCGCTCGGGGCGCCCTTGACCGGGCATGACGGCACGATCTACCTGGTCGCCTTCAGCCCTGACGGCCGTACGCTCGCCTCCGTGAGCGAGGACCGGACCGTACGGCTGTGGGACGTCACCGATCCGGAGCGGGCCGAGCCGCTGGGCGAGCCGCTGACCGGGGCCGGTGCCGCCGTGCGGTCGGTGGCGTTCAGCCCGGACGGCAGGACGCTGGCGGCCGGGGGCGACGACGACACGATCCGGCTGTGGGACGTGGCCGAAGCGGACCGGCCGAAGGCGCTCTCCACGCTGGCCGGGCACACCGACCTGGTGCACTCCGTCGCCTTCAGCCCGGACGGCCGCACCCTCGCCAGCGGCAGCGCGGACGGCACGATCCGGCTGTGGGACGTCGCCGACCCCCGCCATGGCCGGCAGCTCGGCGCACCGCTCACCGGGCACACCGGCCCCATCTGGTCAGTGGCCTTCAACCCCGAGGGCGACATGCTCGCCGCCGCCAGTGCGGACAGCACCGCGACCCTGTGGAACGTCAGCGACCGGGCGTTTCCCTCGCAGGTCGGCGAGCCGCTCGCGGGCGCCAGCGGGGAGATGTACGCGCTCGGGTTCAGCCCCGACGGCCGTACGCTCGCCACCGGCAGCGGCGACAGCAAGGTCCGTCTGTGGTCGGTCCCGACGTCGGACGTGATCGGCCGCGGAGGGGCGTTCCGGCCGGACGGGCGGGTGCTGGCCACGGCCGCACGCGACGGCAGTGTCCGGCTGTGGAGCGTGGCGAAACCGGCCCGGCCGGTGCTGCTGAACGCCCCTTTCATGCCGGGCGACGGTGGCCAGCGTTCCTTGCTGTTCTCCCCCGACGGCCACACCCTCGCGGTGCTGACGGGGAACCGCGCGGTGCATCTGTGGGACGTGCGCGACCCGGCCCGGCCGGTCTCGCTCGGGGCGCCGCTCACCCTGCGCACCCGGTTCATGGGCCCCGACGCGCTGGCGTACAGCCCGGACGGGCGCACGCTGGCCACCGCCTACGACGACCGCACCATCCGGCTGTGGAACGTCAGCGACCCCGAGCACGTCGTTCCGCTCGGCGCCCCGGTCAAGGGGCACAACGGCTACATCAACTCCCTCGTCTTCAGCGCTGACGGCCGCACGCTCGCCAGCGGCAGCGCGGACAGCACGATCCGGCTGTGGAACGTGGCCGACCCGCGCAGGCCCACCCTGCGCGGCGCGCCTCTCACCGGGCACACCGGGCCCGTCAACGCGCTCGCCTACAGTCCGGACGGCCATACGCTGGCCAGCGGCGGCGACGACGACACCGTACGGCTCTGGGACGTCACCGACCCGCGCCGGGCGACCCCGCGCGGGGACCCCTGA